The Streptomyces achromogenes genome window below encodes:
- a CDS encoding TetR/AcrR family transcriptional regulator, with protein MCAMARPRKPLLSTDRIVETARALVDTEGLAAVSTRRLAAELGVSGPSLYNHFRTKDEILEAVADSVSAQVDLSMFEDAGREWRTALHDWAVSYRAALRDHPNIVPVLARGPGRRPAGLRLADAVYGAMVRAGWPAAQATSIGALMRYFIMGSALGSFAGGFVDDVSAYDPADYPHLGQAHLLAEQQEKIDERAFETGLTALLDGLARQFEQLP; from the coding sequence ATGTGCGCCATGGCCCGACCGCGCAAGCCCCTCCTCAGCACCGACCGGATCGTCGAGACCGCACGGGCGCTCGTGGACACGGAGGGCCTCGCGGCCGTCTCCACGCGTCGGCTCGCCGCCGAACTGGGGGTGAGCGGGCCCTCGCTGTACAACCACTTCCGCACCAAGGACGAGATCCTCGAAGCCGTCGCCGACTCGGTGAGCGCCCAGGTCGACCTGTCGATGTTCGAGGACGCCGGCCGGGAGTGGCGCACGGCGCTGCACGACTGGGCCGTCTCCTACCGGGCCGCCCTGCGCGACCACCCGAACATCGTCCCGGTGCTCGCCCGGGGACCCGGCCGCCGCCCTGCCGGGCTGCGGCTCGCCGACGCGGTGTACGGCGCGATGGTCCGGGCCGGGTGGCCGGCCGCCCAGGCCACCAGCATCGGCGCGCTGATGCGCTACTTCATCATGGGCTCCGCGCTCGGCTCGTTCGCCGGCGGCTTCGTCGACGACGTGAGCGCCTACGACCCGGCCGACTACCCGCACCTGGGGCAGGCCCACCTGCTCGCCGAGCAGCAGGAGAAGATCGACGAGCGGGCGTTCGAGACCGGGCTCACGGCACTGCTCGACGGCCTCGCGCGGCAGTTCGAGCAGCTGCCCTGA
- a CDS encoding ArsR/SmtB family transcription factor translates to MDTGSRTNTGSRRDPRVAGLAALAGLVADETRAACLLALLDGRAWTAGELARHAGVAASTLSEHLGRLVAGGLLAEERQGRHRYVRLAGTRVAQLLEDLAAQVTPDPAHRPRGLRATTAGSAMARGRTCYDHLAGRLGIALTDALTARRLIAPAPAPPSAAAHPRSSAETDAAPASAPTDSPVPAPAPAPDERGTGFALTEAGMRWFEDCGIVLDPAGRRPLARACLDWTERRPHLAGAAGAALCRHALDAGWCVRIGSERAVKVTARGERALAELLGVEPAALC, encoded by the coding sequence ATGGACACCGGCAGCCGCACGAACACCGGGAGCCGCAGGGATCCCCGGGTGGCGGGGCTGGCCGCACTCGCGGGTCTCGTCGCCGACGAGACACGGGCCGCGTGCCTGCTGGCCCTGCTCGACGGGCGGGCGTGGACCGCCGGCGAACTCGCCCGGCACGCGGGCGTGGCCGCGTCCACCCTGAGCGAGCACCTGGGCAGGCTGGTCGCGGGGGGCCTGCTGGCCGAGGAGAGGCAGGGGCGGCACCGGTACGTGCGGCTCGCCGGCACCCGGGTCGCCCAGCTCCTGGAGGACCTGGCCGCCCAGGTGACCCCGGATCCGGCCCACCGGCCGCGCGGCCTGCGCGCCACGACGGCCGGTTCGGCGATGGCCCGGGGCCGCACCTGCTACGACCATCTAGCCGGCCGGCTCGGCATCGCCCTGACGGACGCCCTCACCGCCCGCCGCCTGATCGCCCCGGCGCCCGCGCCTCCCTCGGCCGCCGCGCACCCCCGGTCGTCAGCCGAGACCGACGCCGCCCCCGCTTCCGCGCCCACCGACAGCCCCGTACCCGCACCCGCACCCGCACCCGACGAGCGGGGCACCGGGTTCGCGCTGACCGAGGCCGGGATGCGGTGGTTCGAGGACTGCGGCATCGTCCTCGACCCCGCCGGCCGAAGGCCCCTGGCCCGTGCCTGCCTCGACTGGACCGAGCGGCGGCCGCATCTGGCGGGCGCGGCCGGCGCCGCCCTGTGCCGGCACGCCCTCGACGCGGGCTGGTGTGTGCGCATCGGATCCGAGCGGGCCGTGAAGGTGACGGCGCGGGGCGAACGCGCGCTGGCCGAGCTGCTGGGCGTCGAGCCCGCCGCCCTGTGCTGA
- a CDS encoding DMT family transporter, with protein sequence MTSPRPAERRTEMLAAGAAAVTVVLWASAFVSIRSAGDAYSPGALALGRLLSGAAVLGVICAVRRAGRPPRSAWRGIAVSGLLWFGFYMVVLNWGEQQVDAGTAALVVNIGPILIALLGARLLGDAMPPRLLAGMAVSFAGAVAVGLSMSGAGGSSVLGVVLCLLAAFGYAGGVVAQKPALGSASALQVTTFGCVVGAVVCLPFAGQLVHEAADAPVSATLNMVYLGVFPTALAFTTWAYALARTTASRMGATTYAVPALVVLMSWLALGEVPGALTLAGGVLCLAGVAVSRSKPRTQRTRAAGSAQAAGEAGVPEPGSDREVGPRSG encoded by the coding sequence ATGACCAGCCCCCGGCCTGCCGAACGCCGTACCGAGATGCTCGCCGCCGGTGCGGCCGCCGTGACCGTCGTGCTGTGGGCCTCCGCCTTCGTGTCGATCCGCAGCGCGGGCGACGCCTACTCGCCGGGAGCGCTGGCGCTCGGCCGGCTGCTCTCCGGCGCGGCGGTGCTGGGGGTCATCTGCGCCGTACGGCGTGCGGGCCGGCCGCCGAGGTCCGCCTGGCGCGGGATCGCCGTGTCGGGGTTGCTGTGGTTCGGCTTCTACATGGTCGTCCTCAACTGGGGCGAGCAGCAGGTGGACGCGGGGACGGCGGCACTGGTGGTGAACATCGGGCCGATCCTCATCGCGCTGCTCGGCGCGCGTCTGCTCGGGGACGCGATGCCGCCGCGGCTGCTGGCCGGGATGGCGGTCTCGTTCGCCGGCGCGGTGGCGGTGGGGCTGTCGATGTCGGGTGCGGGCGGGTCGTCGGTGCTCGGCGTGGTGCTGTGCCTGCTCGCCGCCTTCGGTTACGCGGGCGGCGTCGTCGCGCAGAAGCCGGCCCTGGGAAGCGCGAGCGCCCTGCAGGTGACGACGTTCGGGTGCGTCGTCGGGGCGGTGGTGTGCCTGCCGTTCGCGGGGCAACTGGTCCACGAGGCGGCCGACGCTCCGGTCTCCGCCACGCTCAACATGGTCTACCTGGGCGTCTTCCCGACCGCGCTGGCCTTCACCACATGGGCCTACGCCCTGGCCCGGACGACCGCGAGCCGCATGGGGGCGACCACGTACGCGGTGCCCGCACTGGTCGTCCTGATGTCCTGGCTGGCGCTCGGCGAGGTGCCGGGGGCGCTCACCCTGGCCGGCGGTGTGCTGTGCCTGGCGGGCGTGGCCGTGTCGCGGTCGAAGCCCCGCACGCAGCGGACGCGGGCGGCGGGGTCCGCACAGGCGGCGGGGGAAGCGGGGGTTCCCGAGCCGGGGTCCGACCGGGAGGTCGGTCCCCGGTCGGGCTGA
- a CDS encoding Zn-dependent alcohol dehydrogenase: protein MVRAAVLPAVGAPLEIIGIDLPEPGPGQVRVRLAAAGVCHSDLSLSNGTMRVPVPAVLGHEGAGTVVSVGEGVARVAPGDRVVLNWAPSCGSCHACGLGEVWLCANALNGSADVYARTADGRDLHPGLNVAAFAEETVVRESCLLPLPDGIPLTDAALLGCAVLTGYGAVHHSARVRAGETVAVFGVGGVGLAALQAARIAGAATIVAVDVSPEKEELARSAGATEYVIASADTAREIRALTGRQGVDVAVECVGRAVAIRTAWESTRRGGRTTVVGIGGKDQQVTFNALELFHWGRTLSGCVYGNSDPAKDLPVLAGHVRAGRLDLGALVTERIALEDIPGAFDNMLAGKGGRALVVF, encoded by the coding sequence GTGGTCCGTGCCGCCGTACTTCCCGCCGTCGGAGCTCCCCTGGAGATCATCGGCATCGACCTCCCGGAACCCGGCCCGGGCCAGGTCCGCGTCCGGCTCGCCGCCGCCGGGGTCTGCCACTCCGACCTCTCCCTGTCCAACGGCACCATGCGGGTGCCCGTCCCCGCGGTCCTCGGTCATGAGGGCGCGGGCACGGTCGTGTCCGTCGGCGAGGGCGTGGCCCGGGTCGCGCCGGGCGATCGGGTGGTCCTCAACTGGGCTCCCTCCTGCGGGAGTTGTCACGCCTGCGGACTGGGCGAGGTCTGGCTGTGCGCCAACGCCCTGAACGGCTCCGCGGACGTGTACGCCCGCACCGCCGACGGCCGGGACCTGCACCCCGGGCTGAACGTCGCCGCGTTCGCCGAGGAGACGGTCGTCCGCGAGTCCTGCCTGCTGCCCCTGCCGGACGGCATCCCGCTCACCGACGCCGCCCTGCTGGGCTGCGCCGTCCTCACCGGTTACGGCGCCGTCCACCACAGCGCGCGCGTCCGGGCCGGCGAGACGGTCGCCGTGTTCGGTGTCGGCGGAGTCGGCCTCGCCGCCCTCCAGGCGGCCCGGATCGCGGGCGCCGCGACGATCGTCGCCGTGGACGTCTCCCCGGAGAAGGAGGAGCTGGCCCGGTCGGCGGGCGCCACGGAGTACGTGATCGCCTCGGCGGACACCGCCCGCGAGATCCGCGCCCTCACCGGCCGGCAGGGCGTCGACGTGGCCGTGGAGTGCGTGGGACGCGCCGTCGCCATCCGCACGGCCTGGGAGTCCACCCGGCGCGGCGGCCGTACCACGGTCGTCGGCATCGGCGGCAAGGACCAGCAGGTCACCTTCAACGCCCTGGAGCTCTTCCACTGGGGCAGAACCCTCTCGGGCTGCGTCTACGGCAACTCCGACCCGGCGAAGGACCTCCCGGTCCTCGCCGGCCACGTCCGGGCGGGCCGTCTGGACCTCGGCGCCCTGGTGACGGAGCGCATCGCGCTGGAGGACATCCCGGGGGCCTTCGACAACATGCTGGCCGGCAAGGGCGGCCGGGCGCTCGTCGTCTTCTGA